The proteins below come from a single Tachypleus tridentatus isolate NWPU-2018 chromosome 13, ASM421037v1, whole genome shotgun sequence genomic window:
- the LOC143237032 gene encoding transducin beta-like protein 2 translates to MAGLIEVLSENMQIVLVTAVIAFVILLIVYFLSYNDQGDASQNSKDLDTNIEQKESRGSQNKKKKGTSDKRRDAKPHYTHPWLICTLKGHSGNILDMDFSSNGKYLASCSDDRAVLLWSVKTFAQKEHKSVRANVEFDHATRVKWSPDSKAFIICQSLGNTVQVYKVGKKDDGSPGNIEPILTFPQHHTKDIINIGISCNGRFIMTCSSDTLMVIWDLKGEVLTSLDTHHVNNYWGCVSPCGRFVASSGFTPDVKVWEVIFSKGGDFKEVKRAFELKGHSAGVYSFAFSNDSSRMASVSKDQTWRLWDTNIEYQKGQEPYLLLKGEFASPSPSIITLSPDGRTVAIASSKSVSMFSRATGEESERFEEVHSGPIRALQFSHSGKYLLVAGGKHIRVFHNVQGYKNTVHELEEKRKHASNQNIKERLQSQIDEAKAALKAIEKMEE, encoded by the exons ATGGCGGGTTTAATCGAAGTGTTGAGTGAGAATATGCAAATTGTTCTTGTTACGGCAGTGATAGCATTTGTGAtacttttaatagtttattttctcAGTTACAATGATCAAGGTGACGCATCCCAAAACTCGAAAG ATTTGGATACCAACATTGAACAGAAAGAATCAAGAGGAAGtcagaacaagaaaaaaaaaggcacaTCTGACAAACGACGTGATGCAAAACCTCATTATACTCATCCCTGGTTGATATGCACCTTGAAAGGTCACAGTGGCAACATTCTTGACATGGACTTTAGTAGCAATGGGAAATACTTGGCTTCTTGTTCAGATg ATCGAGCAGTTCTGTTGTGGAGTGTGAAAACTTTTGCTCAGAAAGAACACAA GTCTGTTCGTGCCAATGTGGAGTTTGATCATGCTACTAGAGTGAAATGGAGTCCAGACAGTAAAGCTTTCATTATCTGTCAGAGTTTAGGTAACACTGTACAGGTGTATAAGGTTGGAAAGAAGGATGATGGCTCTCCAGGAAACATTGAACCAATTCTAACATTTCCTCAACATCATACAAAAGACATCATCAATATAGGAATATCTTGTAATGGTCGATTCATCATGACATGCTCATCTGATACCCTAATGGTCATCTGGGATTTGAAAG gaGAGGTTTTGACCAGTCTAGACACTCATCACGTAAACAACTACTGGGGATGTGTTTCACCATGTGGAAGGTTTGTGGCATCATCAG GTTTTACTCCAGATGTAAAAGTATGGGAAGTTATCTTTAGCAAAGGAGGAGATTTCAAGGAAGTAAAACGAGCTTTTGAACTGAAGGGCCACTCTGCAGGTGTTTACAGTTTTGCATTCTCTAATGACTCCAGCAG AATGGCTTCGGTATCTAAAGACCAAACATGGAGATTGTGGGATACCAACA TTGAATACCAGAAAGGCCAAGAACCTTATCTCTTACTGAAAGGAGAATTTGCTAGTCCATCTCCCAGTATAATAACTCTTTCACCAGATGGTAGAACAGTAGCCATAGCTTCTTCCAAAAGTGTTTCCATGTTTTCAAGGGCAACTGGAGAAGAAAGTGAAAGATTTGAAGAAGTTCACTCAG GCCCAATCAGAGCTTTACAATTTTCTCATAGTGGTAAATACTTACTTGTTGCGGGAGGGAAGCACATTCGAGTCTTCCATAATGTTCAGGGTTACAAGAACACCGTCCATGAACTAGAAGAAAAAAGGAAACATGCCAGTAATCAAAACATTAAGGAACGACTACAGTCTCAAATAGATGAAGCTAA aGCTGCACTTAAAGCCATAGAGAAGATGGAAGAATAA